The genomic DNA GCGAATTTCTTCATCGAACAAATCATCCAGAGAGCTTAATGATCCATCTTCCTCGACTTGATGGGTATTAATCATATTTTTTGAAACGGACAACTCTATAAAGCAGTTCCAGCAATAATATTGGTTAATACCTATTTTTCCAATATCTTTACTCTGGCAATTCGGACACTTTAACATGGGACGACACCTCACGTAGATTTTACATTAACAATGATGGCATCCTTCCCGATCGTAGGGGGGTCAACGGTTTTGACGACACGCTTCCCTTCCGTTATATCCGAAAAGAACCCATCCGTTAATTCATACCCTACGATTGTGCCCACTTCTTCCATAAAATATACATCTTCCAATAATCCAAGCTTTTTTCCTTCATTTGACATAATTACTTTACCTGTTAAGCTTTGCTTATTTTCAAATGTATAATCAGGAATGGAATTTATTGGTTCTAAAACCTTTTTATCTTCAACCATTACCCCATCCCAGCCAAAGGAACCGACATTTTCAATCCGGATCATGTATAATTTTCGGAAAAAACCGCCTTTTTTAATTAGTAAGCCCTTTACTATCCCGTTGCTCGAAATATTTAAATCATAAACATCGCCAATTTTTTCGCCGCTTTTAAGTTCATAAACAGGGAGTCCTTTTAATAATGAAAATGTCCGCAAAGATATTCATCCCACCTTTCCGAACATTTTTAGTTTTCGTTATAACGTCAATTTCATAAGGTGAAACGTTTTCCAATAATAAAAGGTCAGCCCCTTCCAATAGACAAACATAAATAAAACATGTCAATGTTGGAGAAAGCCAGACCTTTATGAATCATATTAACCTTCATCCACCATAAAATCATATGGTGTTATATTTTCCATTCCGATCATCGGATCCTCATTCATCAATATCTCTTCAATAGAAACAAGAAGTTCGTCTTTTTCATTATTTTCTGTCAGCTCAAGAGTAGGAATTTGCTCTTGAAGCTTTTCGCATAATGATGTATTGCGGATTTGATCATCCGTTCTTTCTACACCCAATCTCAATGCATCTTCTTCACCGCACAAAATAAGAAACTGTTTGCTTCTTGTAATAGCCGTATATATAAGATTTCTGCGCAGCATTCGGTAATAGCTTCTTACGACAGGAAGGATCACGATTTGAAATTCGCTTCCTTGCGCTTTATGAACAGAACAACAGTAGGCAAGGGTTATTTGGTTCAAGTCCTGGCGAGTATACGTAACTTCTGTCCCTTCAAAAGAGATCACAACCATATCTTGTTTTTCAGTATTTTCTTTTGCATAAAAAATCGATACAATTTCTCCGATATCTCCGTTAAAAACATTATTTTCCGGCTGGTTTACGAGTTGAAGAACTTTATCGCCAATTCTGTACTTCACATCCCCGAAAGTGATTTCCTTTCGCGTCCCGTCAGGATTTGGATTGAAAATTTCCTGCAATATAACATTTAAGCGATCAATTCCTGCCGGTCCCCGATACATCGGGGCGAGTACTTGAATATCCTTTGCTGAATACCCTTTTTTCTTCGCATTTATGACGACCTTCTCGACAACTTGGGCAATTTGTGCAGTAGTGCACTTTATAAACGAACGATCAGGCTTCTGTTCCGATATTCCTTCAGGCAGCCTGCCATTTTTCATTTCGTGGGCTAGTTCAATGATGGATGACCCTTCAGCCTGGCGATAAATATCTGTTAATCGGACCGTAGGAATTCTTTCCGATTGCAGCAAATCTTTTAATACTTGACCCGGCCCCACCGATGGCAATTGATCTTCATCACCGACCAGGATTACCTGAATTTGTTCAGGCAATGCCTTAAATAATTGATTTGCCAGCCACACATCGACCATAGAAGTTTCATCGACAATAAGCAATTTTCCTTCAAGTGGATGATCTTCATTACGATCAAAGCCTTCGTTTCCATTCCAGCCAAGCAGGCGATGAATGGTCACTGCCGGCAATCCCGTTGATTCGCTCATCCTTTTTGCAGCGCGCCCGGTTGGGGCCGCCAGCAAAAAAGGATATGGCTCGTCCTTTCGGTAGTCCTTAGGGTCTAATGAACAGCCGTGCAGTTCGGCATATAGTTCGACAATTCCTTTTATGACAGTGGTTTTCCCGGTTCCAGGCCCTCCAGTTAAAATCATCATCGGCGACATAAGCGCGGTTTGGATCGCTTCTTTTTGCGTCGGGGCATACTGAACACCGAGTCTTTCCTCTAGTTTTCCAAGTGCAAGCAGAAATTCTGATTCAGGGAACTGGTTTTCGTACTCTGTTTGCGATAAAATTCGCTTTATATTTGTCACCAGCCCTTTTTCCGCAAAATAAAGGGAAGGCAAATAAATCCGCTTTTCTTCCCCAATAATTTTCCCCTCTTCTTGAAGCTTAAGAAGTTCATTAGAAATATCTGTATAATCAATTTTTTCAGGCTGGTTTTCTTCAAGAAGCTTCTTGACACTTTCAAGCAAATCTTCTGCATTTAGGAAGACATGTCCTGCTTGCAAGCTCTCTTTTTCCAGCGTATATAAACAAGCGGCTCTTATTCTGTCCGGATGGTTTCCTGTAATGCCGAGTTGATATCCGAGTTCGTCTGCTCGACCAAAACCAATCCCTTCAATATCTTCTACAAGCTTGAAAGGATTCGATTTAATAATATCAAGGGTTTCGTCCTTATAAACTTGATAAATTCTCATTGACAATTGCGGTCCGAAGCCATATTGATTTAGTGCAACCATTATTTGTTCTAGCCCTTGATGCTCCATAAGGGTATCATATAGCATCTTTGCTTTATCCGGAGGAAGCTTTGGTACTGTATCGAGCAATGATGGCTCATTTAAAATTCTTGAGATTGCATTCTCGCCAAGAGTTGCAACAATATTTTCAGCAGTCTTTTTTCCAATTCCTTTAAAAAGTTCACTTGATAAATAATTAATGACACCTTGCTTAGACTGAGGCATTTCTTTCCTAAAATGATTTGCATGGAACTGAAGACCAAATTTCGGGTGCTCCTTCATCTGGCCAAAAAATGTATAGGTTTCATGTTCATGAAGGCGGGGAAAATAACCGGTAATCACAGCTTCCTTCTCTTCATAATTCTCATTTGTTTCTTCCACTCGTATACGCAATACTGTGTACAAATTTTGGTCATTATGAAAGATCGTAACAAGATGTTTGCCTTTAATATATTTTTGATCGTCCGCAAACAAATTGAGTGTAGATTGTTTTTCCGCCATCGTTTCCCATCCTTCTTCGAACGTAATTCAAATTAATGGAGATTGGAATCTCCTTTTTCAATCAACTTTTTTCCATATCCCGCAAGTATATGATCCGGTTGAATTGCAAGAGCTTTTTCAAACATGGCAAGCGCTTTTTCTGCATTTTCATTGTATCCATACGCAACTCCAAGATTATAAAATGCATCTGCATGGTCAGGGTCAATGTCAATACAACGTTCAAACTGAACAATTGCTTCATCGATTAAGTTCTGCTGGGCGAGACAAAGGCCGTATTGAAACCTTGCTTCTGCATCAGTTTCATTTAATTCAACACTTCTTTGCAAATATGGCAATGCCAGTTTTGGCTGTTCAAGCTGGACAAGCGTCATTCCCAACATAAAAAAGTTATCACTTGAATCAAGGCCTTTTTTCATTGCTTTTTCAAACATGTTTTTCGCTTCTTCAAACCGCTGCAATTCATAGTAAATATTGCCGACACTGTAATAGGCTGCTGCAGCATTCTCATCCAGTTCTATCGCCTTATGGAAAAAATTTAGAGCCCTATCCGTTTCTCCAACCGCTGAGAGTATATTTCCGAAATTAATGTAGAGAATTGGATCGTTAGGATTTTCTTCAATGGCTTCCGAAAGAACTTTGGCAGCTTCTTCCCACTCGCCTTTTTTCATATGTTTAATCGCAATTGCGTTTTTATCCATAGTTATACACACTCCGTTCTATTTGAAAGTATAGCATATTTCATTGAAGCTTTTTAAAAAACGGCTTTACAAAACAAGAGGCTGACTCATAAGGGTCTGACCCACCAGTGATGACAATATATAGATTGGTTGTATTACTGTCTATATATTGTATGGAGGGGGTCTGACCCTTTGACTTTGAGTCAGCCTCTTGTTTTTGTCAACCTACATAAGTAAGCAATTCGCCATTTTTAAATATTTGGTCAATCGTACCGCCGCCAAGACATTCTTCACCATTATAAAACACTACAGCTTGTCCTGGAGTAACTGCTCTTATTGGTTCATGGAAAACCACTCTTGCTTTGTTGCCATCTAAGAGCTGAACAGTTACTTTTTTGTCAGGCTGGCGATAACGGAATTTAGCTGTGCATTCAAACTCCTCAGGTTTTCCTTTTTTAGACACCCAGCTTACATTTGTCGCAATGATCGAATCCGAATAAAGGTGTTCATTATCGAACCCTTGGCCAACGTATAAAACATTACGTTCTAAGTCTTTGCCGATTACAAACCATGGTTCGCCCGAGCCGCCTATTCCAAGGCCATGTCTTTGACCAATTGTGTAATACATTAAACCGTCATGTTTTCCTTTCACTTCTCCGTCGATTGTTTCCATATTTCCGGGCTGAGCAGGAAGATAGTTGCTTAAGAATTCTTTAAAGTTTCTTTCCCCGATAAAGCATATTCCCGTACTGTCTTTCTTTGAAGCAGTTGCAAGCCCCGCTTCTTTGGCAATTTCTCTTACTTTTGACTTTTCTAAATTGCCGATAGGAAACATTACTTTCTCGAGTGTCTCAGAAGTAAGCTGGTTTAAAAAATACGTTTGGTCCTTATTTTCATCAAGGCCCCTAAGCATCTTATACTCTCCATCTCGGAATTCAACTCTTGCATAATGTCCGGTCGCTAAATAGTCGGCGCCCAAATTTAGTGCGTGGTCAAGAAAAGCTTTGAATTTGATTTCTTTGTTGCACATGACATCAGGATTGGGAGTTCTTCCTGCTTTATATTCGTCAAGAAAATAAGTAAATACTTTATCCCAATATTGCTTTTCGAAATTTACGGCATAGTATGGGATTCCAATTTGGTTACAGACGCGGATGACATCCTCGTAATCCTCTGTAGCAGTACATACACCATTTTCATCTGTATCATCCCAGTTTTTCATAAAGATGCCAATTACATCATACCCTTGTTCTTTCAATAACAATGCCGCAACCGATGAATCAACCCCGCCTGACATTCCGATCACAACTCTTGTATCTTTTGGCGCTTTTTCCACTGTTCTCACCTCGCTGTGACAGACAAAAAACTATTTTTTCGTCAATCTTTTGACGATTTTTGCTGTTTCAAATGCTGCTTTTTCTATTTGTTCAGTTGTATTGTTAAGTCCAAAACTAAACCTGATCGAATTCCTGATTTTCTCGGAATCTTTCCCGAACATTGCTACTAAGACATGTGATGGATCAACGGAGCCGGCTGTACAAGCAGAACCGCTTGATACTGCAATTCCCGCCAAATCCAAATTTACGAGCATCGCTTCGACATTTGTTCCAGGAAAACTTAAGTTTATTACATGCGGCATCGAATTTTCAAGTGATCCGTTTATACTGAAAATGACTTCTTCCTCTTGGAGTTTTTTTATGAGAACATTCTTCCACTCTCGATATTTCTCCCGCCTTACATCCATTTCTTGTTGGCAAATAATGGCCGCTTCTTTAAAACCGACAATTGAAGCAACATTTTCAGTCCCCGCACGGCGTTTTCTTTCCTGTTCCCCGCCGAAAACGCGTGGCAAAAGCTTTATGCCGTCGCGGATGTAAAGAAAACCGATCCCTTTTGGTCCGTTAATTTTATGGGCGGAAACGGACAATAAATCAATCCCGGCATCATTCACATTTATTTTTTCCAGTCCGTATGCCTGTACAGCATCTGTATGAAAGATGGCCTGATGTTCTGCCAAAACTTCACCTATTTCCTTAATGGGCTGCAAAGTTCCAACTTCATTGTTTCCATACATGACCGAAACAAGAATGGTGTCATCTCGCAATTCCTTTTTTAGATCCTCAACAGAAATCTTGCCTGTCTCATCCACAGGCAAATATGTGACTTCATAGCCGCGATTTTCAAGCTCTTTGCATGTATTTAGAACGGCATGATGCTCAATTTCGGTTGAAATAATATGCTTTCCTTTACTTTTATAAGCCTCTGCAATACCTATTAACGCTAAATTATCAGCTTCTGTTCCACCGCTGGTAAAAATGATTTCATTCGGCTTGGCATCAATGCTTTTAGCAAGAACATCCCTTGCTTCGTCTACTTTTTGCCGAGCTTCTCGCCCAAAAGAATGAATACTAGATGGGTTGCCGAAATTGGAATTCATGACATTAACTACAGCTTCTACAACTTTTGGATGCATCGGTGAAGTCGCCGCATGATCCAAATAAATTCGTTCCAAAAGTGCCACCTTCTCTTCCTGTTTAACTAAATATAAAACATATAAGAATCTGAATCGCCATTCTCCGTATAATTCGATAAATCTTCCAATGTCGTATTATCAAGAACTTCTTTTACTGCATCTCTGATTCTAATCCATAATTCCCGTTTTGCAGGTTCTTCGTCCTCAATCCCTTCAACCGGACTGATCGGACCTTCTAACACGCGGATAATATCTCCTGCTGTAATTGTAGAAGGGTCTTTTCCCAATACATATCCGCCATATGCCCCGCGAATACTTCTGACCAAACCGGCATTTCTTAACGGCGCAATCAATTGCTCCAAGTAGTGTTCAGATAAATCATTTGTTTGGGCAATGGATTTAAGGGAAATCGGCCCTTCTCCATGCCGTTTTGCCAACTCGATCATAATCGTTAATCCATATCTGCCTTTTGTAGAAATTTTCATGCCCCTGCACCTCGATTCGTTTCTTCTCCAGTTTTTCTGTCTACCATTTTTTCTCTTTTTCTTAAATAGTTAAGCCACAAGTCTGTAAGCTGCTGGCATTGGGGTAAGGCAAACCCGACAATCGGGCCAATTGCCACTGTGAATAATATTGTCCCCCAAAATACAGGACCTCCAAGCTGCCAGCCGATTATAAGGACTATCAGTTCTATTCCGGCCCGGACATTTCTCACTTTCCAGCCTGTTTTTGATGTTATGGCGATCATGAGGCTGTCCCTTGGCCCGGCACCAAATTGCGCCGATATGTAAATCCCCACTCCATACCCATTTATGATTACTCCGCTTAAAAACATTATCATTTTTCCTATTAACGTATGAGGAGTTTGCAGAAACGGGAGCATTAAATACATATCTATGAACAGGCCGACAAGAAGCATATTTAAAAACGTGCCAAACGGAGGAAATTCTTTAGTAATGAGAGCGGATACAGTTAAAATAAAAAAACCGACAATGATCGACCAGCTCCCTATTGTCAGTCCAAGCTGATAATACAAACCGACATGCAAAACGTCCCACGGCATAGCTCCTAAATCGGCTTTGATCAGAAGGACAATTCCAAACGCCATAACGAGCAAACCGTAAATATACACAATGAACCTTGGCACAACCTGGCCTGTTCTTTTTTCTCTCATTGATTTTAATTGCTCCTGTTTTTCAGACATATATTTAAAAATATATTTTATCAAAATTCTTAGTATGAAGATAGGCTTTTGCCATTATAGCACAATTGTCATCGTTCATGCATTTTCATTTTCACTAAAAACGGACCCATAATTTTGCATTATTTCTTGTTCTTAAATTCTTCAAGTTTTTTATAAATTGCTGCAAGCCGTTTTTCTTCGCCAGCTTCAATTGGTTGATAATATTTTGTTCCCTTCAAATTGCTTGGGAGGTAGTCTTGCAGAACCCAGCCGCCAAACGTGCCGATCGGGTAATCGTGAGGATACTTATAGCCAACATGTCCTAACTCTTTGGAACCGGCATAATGACTGTCTCGAAGGTGTTTAGGAATTTCGCCCACTTTTCCTTTTCTAATATCGTCTATCGCTTTGTCTAAGGCCTTATACGCTGAATTAGATTTCGATGACAAACACATTTCCACTACAGCAACAGACAAGGGAATACGCGCTTCCGGCAATCCTAAACGCTCACTAGCTGTGACAGCTGCCAAAACATTGTTTCCAACAGAGGTATTCGCTAAGCCGATATCTTCATAGGCAATGACTAACAATCTTCGATTGACTGCTGTTAAATCTCCTGTTTCAAGTAAATTTGCCAAATAATAGAGAGCGGCATCTACATCGCTCCCCCTGATACTCTTCTGAAGACTGGAAAGAAGATTATAGAAATTGGAACCCTTTTTATCTCCGTATACACCTACATTGCCGATCATATCGTTTATTGTTTCATCTTCAACAACAATAATATTGTTCTCTTTACGAGAAGCATAAACAATCGATTCTAACAATGTTAATGATTTTCTGGCATCTCCATTGGAACCGAATGCAATCATTTGTATTTGCTCATCAGTGATTTGAATCGATAACGTTCCTAACCCCTTTTTTTCGTCATGTAAGGCACGTTTCAGCAGTTCTTGAAGGTCTTCCGGTGTTAAACGTGTTAATTGCTTAATTTGGCCACAACGACTTCGAATGGCCGGATTAACATCATGAAAAGGATTTTCAGTTGTCGCACCAATTAAGATAATATCTCCTCGCTCAACGTGCGGCAATAGATAGTCTTGTTGAGCTTTGTTAAATCGATGGATTTCATCTAAAAACAATATCACCTTTCCCGTTAGACGAGTTTCCTCTACAACAGCTTCAACATCTTTTTTGCCTGCGGTTGTTGCATTTAAGGCTATAAAAGGGATTTTCGTCGTTCCTGCAATAGCATAAGCAATCGAAGTTTTACCGATACCCGGTTCCCCATATAATATCATTGACGGCACATAGCCGTTTTTAATCATTTTATATAAACTTGTATGTTTTCCGATAATATCTTTTTGACCAACAATTTCATCTATGTTCGTCGGTCTCATTCGAAAAGCAAGCGGTTCTCCATTCAATTTCATAACCTCCAAAACTGTCCTATAAAAAATTATATAATTAAAACAGGATGAATCAAATCAAATAAGCCGTATCCTCATGGATACGACTTCTAAACTTATTTCAAATACCGAGAAGTAATATAAAACTCCACACATATCGTGTGGAGTTAATAAATATCATTATGTTTGATAGAGTCCCAATCGTGCCGTCGTTTTGATGCCTTCGTTTTGAACCCGCTCTCCGCAGGTGGGTGCCTTGTTCCGGACTTATGTAAGTCCTCTTCAAGGAGGCATTTACTCAGCCCAGAAACGCCAGGCTCCCGAAGTTATTGTTGTTCGGTCAAAACTTCAGGATTACCAACGAACACATCAGGACTCTTTATCTGTTGTCTGTATATTATCATATTTAACCGATTCATTTCAAGAAAACAAAAATAGGTATTTACTCACTTTTTCTGACATTTAGTGACAAATGTAATTCTTCCAACTGGGACGAACTTACTTCTCCAGGAGCTTCTGTTAACAAGCAGCTTGCACTTGCTGTCTTTGGAAACGCAATTGTATCCCGGAGATTAGTTCTCCCTGCTAACAGCATCACAAGTCGGTCAAGCCCAAGGGCAATTCCGCCGTGAGGCGGCGTTCCGTATTCAAATGCCTCAAGCAAGAAACCAAATTGCTCCCTTGCTTCTGATTCACTAAAGCCTAGAACTTTAAACATTTTTTCCTGGACGGTTCGTTCAAAAATTCTTAATGAACCTCCTCCAAGCTCATACCCATTTAATACAAGGTCATAGGCTTGAGCCCGGACAACATCAGGATTTTGATCAAGAAGCTCAATATCTTCCCTAAATGGCATTGTAAACGGATGATGGGCTGCATAATAACGTCCTTCTTCTTCATCATATTCTAATAAAGGCCAGTCAGTAATCCATAAGAAATGAAATTTGCTTTGGTCAATGAGATCCAAATCTTTACCGAGCTTTAAGCGAAGTGCTCCAAGGGAATCTGCTACAACTGATTTTTTATCTGCAACAAATAACAGAAGGTCTCCTGTTTCAACTTCCAAGGCAGCACTGATCGCGTTTTGTTCCTCTTCAGAAAGGAATTTTGCAATTGGGCCTTTTAGGCCTTCTTCTTCTGCCTTAAGCCAGGCCAGTCCTTTCGCACCATATCGGGAAACAAATTCTGTTAATGCATCAATATCTTTTCTTGAATATTTGTCACGAGCTCCCTTTACGTTAATCGCCTTTACTTGGCCTCCATTCGCTGCTGCATTTGCGAAAACTTTAAATCCTGAATCTTTGACAATCTCTGTTAAGTCAATTAATTCAAGTCCAAAACGGGTATCAGGCTTATCTGTTCCGTAACGGCTTATTGCATCATGATATGTCATACGCGGAAAAGGTGTTTCAATGTCCATCCCTTTTACATCTTTCATAACCTTTTTCATCATTTCTTCCATTAAAGACATGATGTCTTCTTGACTCATGAAGCTTGTTTCTATATCGACCTGTGTAAACTCCGGCTGCCGGTCTGCCCGCAAGTCTTCATCCCTAAAACAGCGTGCTATTTGATAATATCTTTCAACTCCCGCAACCATCAGCAGCTGTTTAAAAATTTGCGGAGATTGGGGAAGAGCATAAAACTCACCTGGATGAACACGGCTCGGAA from Bacillus methanolicus MGA3 includes the following:
- a CDS encoding PRC-barrel domain-containing protein yields the protein MRTFSLLKGLPVYELKSGEKIGDVYDLNISSNGIVKGLLIKKGGFFRKLYMIRIENVGSFGWDGVMVEDKKVLEPINSIPDYTFENKQSLTGKVIMSNEGKKLGLLEDVYFMEEVGTIVGYELTDGFFSDITEGKRVVKTVDPPTIGKDAIIVNVKST
- a CDS encoding ATP-dependent RecD-like DNA helicase, whose product is MAEKQSTLNLFADDQKYIKGKHLVTIFHNDQNLYTVLRIRVEETNENYEEKEAVITGYFPRLHEHETYTFFGQMKEHPKFGLQFHANHFRKEMPQSKQGVINYLSSELFKGIGKKTAENIVATLGENAISRILNEPSLLDTVPKLPPDKAKMLYDTLMEHQGLEQIMVALNQYGFGPQLSMRIYQVYKDETLDIIKSNPFKLVEDIEGIGFGRADELGYQLGITGNHPDRIRAACLYTLEKESLQAGHVFLNAEDLLESVKKLLEENQPEKIDYTDISNELLKLQEEGKIIGEEKRIYLPSLYFAEKGLVTNIKRILSQTEYENQFPESEFLLALGKLEERLGVQYAPTQKEAIQTALMSPMMILTGGPGTGKTTVIKGIVELYAELHGCSLDPKDYRKDEPYPFLLAAPTGRAAKRMSESTGLPAVTIHRLLGWNGNEGFDRNEDHPLEGKLLIVDETSMVDVWLANQLFKALPEQIQVILVGDEDQLPSVGPGQVLKDLLQSERIPTVRLTDIYRQAEGSSIIELAHEMKNGRLPEGISEQKPDRSFIKCTTAQIAQVVEKVVINAKKKGYSAKDIQVLAPMYRGPAGIDRLNVILQEIFNPNPDGTRKEITFGDVKYRIGDKVLQLVNQPENNVFNGDIGEIVSIFYAKENTEKQDMVVISFEGTEVTYTRQDLNQITLAYCCSVHKAQGSEFQIVILPVVRSYYRMLRRNLIYTAITRSKQFLILCGEEDALRLGVERTDDQIRNTSLCEKLQEQIPTLELTENNEKDELLVSIEEILMNEDPMIGMENITPYDFMVDEG
- a CDS encoding cysteine desulfurase family protein; translation: MERIYLDHAATSPMHPKVVEAVVNVMNSNFGNPSSIHSFGREARQKVDEARDVLAKSIDAKPNEIIFTSGGTEADNLALIGIAEAYKSKGKHIISTEIEHHAVLNTCKELENRGYEVTYLPVDETGKISVEDLKKELRDDTILVSVMYGNNEVGTLQPIKEIGEVLAEHQAIFHTDAVQAYGLEKINVNDAGIDLLSVSAHKINGPKGIGFLYIRDGIKLLPRVFGGEQERKRRAGTENVASIVGFKEAAIICQQEMDVRREKYREWKNVLIKKLQEEEVIFSINGSLENSMPHVINLSFPGTNVEAMLVNLDLAGIAVSSGSACTAGSVDPSHVLVAMFGKDSEKIRNSIRFSFGLNNTTEQIEKAAFETAKIVKRLTKK
- the aspS gene encoding aspartate--tRNA ligase, producing the protein MFGRTYYCGEVTEEAIGKKVTLKGWVQKRRDLGGVIFVDLRDRTGIVQVVFNPDISKEALEAAEKIRSEYVLDVVGTVVAREEGTINENLKTGKVEIQAEKVTILNEAKNPPFIIADHTDVSEEIRLKYRYLDLRRPVMFETLKMRHQVTKAIRDFLDGEGFLDIETPILTKSTPEGARDYLVPSRVHPGEFYALPQSPQIFKQLLMVAGVERYYQIARCFRDEDLRADRQPEFTQVDIETSFMSQEDIMSLMEEMMKKVMKDVKGMDIETPFPRMTYHDAISRYGTDKPDTRFGLELIDLTEIVKDSGFKVFANAAANGGQVKAINVKGARDKYSRKDIDALTEFVSRYGAKGLAWLKAEEEGLKGPIAKFLSEEEQNAISAALEVETGDLLLFVADKKSVVADSLGALRLKLGKDLDLIDQSKFHFLWITDWPLLEYDEEEGRYYAAHHPFTMPFREDIELLDQNPDVVRAQAYDLVLNGYELGGGSLRIFERTVQEKMFKVLGFSESEAREQFGFLLEAFEYGTPPHGGIALGLDRLVMLLAGRTNLRDTIAFPKTASASCLLTEAPGEVSSSQLEELHLSLNVRKSE
- the cymR gene encoding cysteine metabolism transcriptional regulator CymR, translated to MKISTKGRYGLTIMIELAKRHGEGPISLKSIAQTNDLSEHYLEQLIAPLRNAGLVRSIRGAYGGYVLGKDPSTITAGDIIRVLEGPISPVEGIEDEEPAKRELWIRIRDAVKEVLDNTTLEDLSNYTENGDSDSYMFYI
- a CDS encoding replication-associated recombination protein A; protein product: MNGEPLAFRMRPTNIDEIVGQKDIIGKHTSLYKMIKNGYVPSMILYGEPGIGKTSIAYAIAGTTKIPFIALNATTAGKKDVEAVVEETRLTGKVILFLDEIHRFNKAQQDYLLPHVERGDIILIGATTENPFHDVNPAIRSRCGQIKQLTRLTPEDLQELLKRALHDEKKGLGTLSIQITDEQIQMIAFGSNGDARKSLTLLESIVYASRKENNIIVVEDETINDMIGNVGVYGDKKGSNFYNLLSSLQKSIRGSDVDAALYYLANLLETGDLTAVNRRLLVIAYEDIGLANTSVGNNVLAAVTASERLGLPEARIPLSVAVVEMCLSSKSNSAYKALDKAIDDIRKGKVGEIPKHLRDSHYAGSKELGHVGYKYPHDYPIGTFGGWVLQDYLPSNLKGTKYYQPIEAGEEKRLAAIYKKLEEFKNKK
- a CDS encoding YczE/YyaS/YitT family protein — protein: MREKRTGQVVPRFIVYIYGLLVMAFGIVLLIKADLGAMPWDVLHVGLYYQLGLTIGSWSIIVGFFILTVSALITKEFPPFGTFLNMLLVGLFIDMYLMLPFLQTPHTLIGKMIMFLSGVIINGYGVGIYISAQFGAGPRDSLMIAITSKTGWKVRNVRAGIELIVLIIGWQLGGPVFWGTILFTVAIGPIVGFALPQCQQLTDLWLNYLRKREKMVDRKTGEETNRGAGA
- the mnmA gene encoding tRNA 2-thiouridine(34) synthase MnmA, whose product is MEKAPKDTRVVIGMSGGVDSSVAALLLKEQGYDVIGIFMKNWDDTDENGVCTATEDYEDVIRVCNQIGIPYYAVNFEKQYWDKVFTYFLDEYKAGRTPNPDVMCNKEIKFKAFLDHALNLGADYLATGHYARVEFRDGEYKMLRGLDENKDQTYFLNQLTSETLEKVMFPIGNLEKSKVREIAKEAGLATASKKDSTGICFIGERNFKEFLSNYLPAQPGNMETIDGEVKGKHDGLMYYTIGQRHGLGIGGSGEPWFVIGKDLERNVLYVGQGFDNEHLYSDSIIATNVSWVSKKGKPEEFECTAKFRYRQPDKKVTVQLLDGNKARVVFHEPIRAVTPGQAVVFYNGEECLGGGTIDQIFKNGELLTYVG
- a CDS encoding tetratricopeptide repeat protein produces the protein MDKNAIAIKHMKKGEWEEAAKVLSEAIEENPNDPILYINFGNILSAVGETDRALNFFHKAIELDENAAAAYYSVGNIYYELQRFEEAKNMFEKAMKKGLDSSDNFFMLGMTLVQLEQPKLALPYLQRSVELNETDAEARFQYGLCLAQQNLIDEAIVQFERCIDIDPDHADAFYNLGVAYGYNENAEKALAMFEKALAIQPDHILAGYGKKLIEKGDSNLH